The DNA sequence ATCATAGGATTCGCACCAGCTGTGATGTTTTTCATACCGGCTTGAGTCATTTGTTGTGCAAGAAGTGTTGCTGTGGTAGTACCATCACCCGCAATGTCATTGGTTTTTTCGGCTGCTGCTTTAACCAACTGCGCTCCCATGTTTTCAAAGGGATCTTGTAATTCAATCTCTTTGGCAACGGTAACTCCGTCATGAATAATGCTGGGAGAACCCCATTTTTTGTCGATGGCAATATTTCTTCCTTTTGGCCCAAGCGTTGTAACGACTGCTTTAGCGACTAAGTTAATACCTTTCATCAAGGACTGTCTTGCTTCGTCAGAAAATTGTAGTTGTTTAGCCATAGTAATTAGTTAACAATCGCCAGTATATCATCAAACTTGGCAAATAAATATTCTGTTCCTTCAATTTTAACTTCATTTCCTCCCCACTTCTTGTAAATAACCACGTCTCCTACTTGTACGGGTGATTTTCTCACGGTTCCGGAATCTGTAATTTCTTCACCGCCTACCGCCAACACCTTTCCTTTTTGAGGTTTCTCGTTAGCATTATCAGGAAGGTAGATACCCGAAGAAGTTTTTGTTTCTGCCTCAAGAGGCTGAATTATGATGTGCCCGGCTACGGGGAGAATATTTAATTTTTTATTTTTCATATTTCTTTGTTAGCATTCCTAACTATCGACTGCTATTGTAAAAAGTAAAATTATTTTTGTCAAGTACTTTTTGTATGAAACAAACACCTACTCTCTGGAGGATACTGTGTATACCTTATTTTGTCAAACCAAATCTCACCAATACGTCGTTTACTTTAACGGTAAATGTATCCATATTACTCAATCCCTTGTCATTGATAATCGGCTCATACAAATCGGCAAATTGCGCATTAATCCCCGTATTTCCATCGTATGTCATGTCGGCTAAATACCAACTTCGTGCAAAGGGAGCTAAATTAATAAGGTTAGCTGAAAACATATCATTCTTGAGAAGTTGAGCCATATTTACTATTGGATACGGTTTTCCGACTTTGTTAATTGCAACACTTTGATCGTTCACGTCTTCTAAGTTATCAGGTTGAGAAATAAAATCAAGAAACCTCCAGGCAACGCCCCTACTTAGACTTCTTTTCCAAACACCCTGTACCCAATACGATGCATAAGACAAATCCGGTTCAAGAGGATCGTCTCTTCGCAATTGCGGTAGCGGTATGGATTTGAAATTTAAATCTGGGTTGGTTTTTACTATTGCTGTTACGCTTTTTGTTGTACCAAAGTACATTGCGACCTGGCCATTGGCAAAAGCCACAGTTGATTGCGGCAATAAATCACTCCAATTGCCATCGTTTTTCAGTTTTATATAATAAGCAAGTGCTTCACTTGCTTCGCTGCTTCCCGGGTTTGACGGTGTGCCGTGGTTTTGGAAAATCATGAATGCGATTAACTCTTGCCAATGATCCATGTTTTGAGTTGGCCCAAGAGAAACCCCCGATTGAATAATATTTCCTTGTTTATCTTTTTGGGTTAACTCTCTCGCCAAGTTTCGAAATTCATCCCATGTTACGGGTGGACTTTTACCGGCTGACGCGAATATGTCCTCATTCATATATAAAACAAGCCCATCGTACTCAAGCGGAAGTCCAACAACACCGTCAGATCGGGTCAAGTCGGCAGCAATAATTGGATAGTATGTGTCAGCGAATTCTTGCGCGCCCATGACAAACGAAGGCATTATATCCAACTCACCCCTAAACATCGGAACCCAACTATTGTGATAAGCGAAAACGTCCGGTCCGCTCCCCTTCGCCAGTGAATTTGTCAAACGCTCACGATAATTATCCGGTGACTGCTGGATATATGTAATTTTTGTATTTTTGTTCTCACTTTCAAATTTAGTAATAACTGATTTGTAGATATTTGCATCTTCCAAGCCCCACCATACTATTTCGCCCTCGGTATCGGTAGGTTCGGTTGTTTCTTCTGTTCCTCGGTTTTTCGTTAATAGTATCGCAAACAATAACCCGACTATAACGAGAAGAAAAATCGCAAAGATAATTAACACGGGCGGTTTTTTCTTTTTTTTGCCGACAAAATCTTGGTTTGCGTTATTGCCTTTCAAATCAGTCTTATTAGTAGCAGAACTTGTTGAGCCGGAATTAAATACCCCCAGCAAATCCTTATTTTTAAAAAGAGAGGGCTCTTGGGTCTTTGTTTCGTTGGGTTTTTGCATGTTTGTATTTGATAAATTCGACGGGTTGATATCAATATTGGATTTGTAAAGAGGTTGCACATTCGTACTAGCGGTATTTAAAGATTGATCACCGCCAACATTTTGTGACAAATTAGGCTGTTGAGATTGACCTGTAGTGGTATTTTGATTTTGCATGTTTGATTTATATGATCAAGGCAATATTTCCATAGGTCTTGCACCCTAGATAATCTAGCAGTAGCTAGTATTATTGAATGCAATTTGGATGATAGCCCAACATAATAAATGTTATCATACTAAAGGCGTATGTAGAAGTTTTATGACGAAAAAAATAAGCAAACGAAAAATATTTTTTGCCACGCTTCTTGGTGTATTAATCGCCATTGTAATAACCACTCTATCGGCAACCCTCTATTATCAGGAACGTATTTATCCAAATATCTGGATAGCGGGGGTGGTTATTGAAAATCACAAGGTGGACACCGCAAAAAACATCATAAAAAACTCGGTTAGTGTCCCAGACACCATGGGTCTTTTTTACAATGAAACAAGGTACAGCATACCTCTTGCCGATTTAAAACTTGAATACGATTTCGACCAAACCGTCGAAAATGCCTATAAAGCTCACAGGTCATCCACGAAACCTAATCTTCTCGAAGTTATACAGAGCTTAAATACAATAAAAGAGATTGAGTTGGTTTACAAGATTGACGAAACCGTCCTTAATAGTCACATATCAGTTATCGCTGATGAAATTGTGACGCAACCGGTTTTTCCTTCATTAATTGCAACAAACAAAAAAATCGACATTTCTAAAGGATCAAAAGGAACCGATATTAATGTTAATCAATTAACACAAACCATCCTCGACAAGCTTTCAACCGGCAATTTTTCCGATACCTTAATTCAGGTTTCCGAAATTGACCCAACCTTAAATGATGATCAAGCCTTACATTATCAAAACCGCGGAAATTCCATTTTTTCAAAACAATTAACATTTGTTTTAGATGACACCGACTTCACATATGACGGGTCACAACTGCTTTTGTTAATTGATCCGTTGGGCAAATATAAAGAAGAGGAGGTGGATAAAGTATATTCCGACTTGGCAATTAAGGTTGAACGCTCCCCTCTTAATCCAGTTTTTGTCTTTGAAAACAACAAAGTTACAGAATTTAAACCGGCGACCAAAGGCATTACTATTGTAAAAGATGATTTCGCCACTTTACTTGAATCAGCAGTTTGGGAACTTGAAACCACCGACACTGTCAAGAAGGTCGTTGATATACCGGTGATTAAAACGCTCCCTGAAATTGACACGGGGGATGTAAACAACCTCGGAATTAACGAACGAATAGGGTTGGGTGAATCTTCTTTTACCGGGTCAATTTCATCAAGAATTCACAACATTGGTGTAGCCGCCAAAAATTTCAACGGTGTTCTGGTAGCACCGGGTGATACATTATCTTTTAATGCTATTTTGGGAGATGTCTCTACCTTAACCGGCTATCTCCAAGCATATGTAATCAAGGATGGAAAAACAGTATTAGGAGATGGTGGTGGAGTATGTCAAGTTTCAACGACCCTTTTCAGGGCTGCTCTAAATGCTGGTTTACCAATCGTTGAAAGACGTTCGCATTCCTATCGTGTTAGTTATTACGAGCAAAATTCAGCTCCCGGATTAGACGCAACCGTATATGCACCAACAACCGATTTAAAAATACAAAACGACACCCCTTCACACATACTGATCCAAACACTTTTTGATCCAAAATTGGCAACACTGGATGTTGAAATATACGGTACTTCTGATGGCAGAATCGTATCTTTAACCAAGCCGATCATTACAAGCCAATCTCCTCCTCCTGAAGATTTTTTTCAAGACGATCCCGGTTTACCAATAGGTACAGTTAAACAAATTGATTGGGCAGCTTGGGGAGCAAAGGTGCAATTTAATTATAAAGTAACAAGAAATGGCGAAGTGCTTCAAGAAAAAACATTTTTTTCCAACTACCGACCCTGGCAGGCAAAATTTTTGCGGGGTACAGGACCAGTAATCTAATGAACAGCATCGCAACACATCCTGTGGAATTTTTAGAAGTAATTTACATAACCCATGGTTACTTTATTGTTTTCATCAGTAATTACATTGAAGCATCTCCGTTGGGATGGGCAATTCCCGGAGGGGTACTTGTAGCTCTTGGTGGATTTTTTGCTCAAAGTAACATACTGTCTTTGGGCGGTGTCTTGATTGCTGGCTGGCTAGGACTTTTTTCTGTTCTATTAACAGCATATTATCTTGGATCTAAAAGCGGTATGCGTTTGGCAAAAATTCTTCATCAGGAAAAAAATGCCGCCAAGGCAAAACGATTAATTGAAAAACATGGCGCTACTGTTCTAACAACATCACTTCTTGCCAGCTTGACCCGCTTCTGGGTAGCTTATGTGTGTGGAGCGCAAAAATACAGCCGAAACAAATTTATCATATATGCAGCTTTTACGTCGTTTGCATGGAATTTCATTCTCGTTTTTGTTGGATATGTTGCCGGTGAAGAAAAGGAAAGGCTGGATTCCAATTTAGCCGCTCTCGGTTTTCTGGGATGGATAATCCTGTTTGTCACCGTAGCAATTATTTATTGGTATGTAAGTCGGGAAAATGAAACCGAAAAATGACATGCAACGGACTTTGGTCTGTGGGAACTTTTTTTACGTCGTCGATATCGAAATTATTCTCCATCCACGCGACAAACCACGTGATTTTACCAAACAGGGAAGTGATGGTACGATATTTTGCCAATTCCTTTAATTGAATTTTGATACAATATCACCATGAGAATACTTGGTATCGAAACCAGTTGCGACGAAACCGGTGCAGCGCTTGTTGAAAACGGTAGCAAGATTATTTCTAATGTAATTGCAAGTTCCATAAATATTCATGCAACAACGGGCGGAATTATTCCTGAAAGTGCCGCCAGAAAACAGGTTGAATATATTCTTCCGGTTATCAACGAGGCGTTGTTTAATGGATTAAACTACCGACCCAATACAAATCCTCCAGATATTGATGCTATTGCAGTCACCTACGGACCAGGGTTAATCGGTTCATTGTTGGTTGGCGTAGAGGTCGCCAAAACACTTTCTTTCCTTTGGAAAAAACCTCTAATTCCCGTTAATCATTTAATCGCTCATATTTTTGCAAATTATTTAGAAAATAGTGAATCCATTAATTTACCGGCCATTTCACTAATTGTAAGCGGAGGACACACCGAACTCGTTCTACTTGATAAAAACAAAACACTCAAGCGTATCGGTGGCACCAGAGACGATGCCGCCGGTGAAGCCTTTGATAAAACAGCAAGACTTCTTACGCTTCCCTATCCTGGGGGTCCATCGATAGCTAGTAAAGCAAGCACTTATCGCGAAGCTCACAGTGAAGTGATTGATGCGGATCTAAAGATGTTTCCACGACCAATGATAGACTCACCCGACTTTGATTTCAGTTTCTCGGGTCTGAAAACGTCAGTCTTAAACAAAGTAAAATCGATGAAAAATGTCAATGACAACGTTGGCATGCTAAGTGCCGAAATCCAAGAAGCGATCGTTGATTGTTTAGTTGATAAATCCATCAAAGCACTTGATTATTACCATATAAATACCTTTTTATTAGGCGGTGGAGTTGCCGCAAATGAACATCTGGTTGCTCGTTTTAAAAAAACACTAGCGAAAAAAAGGATTGATTTTTTCGTACCCCTTCCGAAATTCTGCACCGATAATGCAGCTGCAATAGCAGCGTGTGCTTATCATTTCCAAAACGTTGTATCATGGAAAAACGTTATTGCTGATCCAGAATTAGATGTAGTCTAAATATGATATTAAAAATTGATTTCACTTCATTAAGCAATGATGCTATCAACAAAGCCGTGTCGGTTTTAACTAATGGAGGTGTTGTCGTTTATCCAACCGATACGTGTTATGGTATCGGTGTAAACGCTTTTAATATACATGCCGTTAATAAACTTTATGATATAAAAGGCAGAGATGTTACTAAGCCGACACATGTGGTGGTTAGAGATTGGAAAATGATTGAAGATTTAGCTTACCCCAACAGCCTCGCCAAAACATTATTTGATAAATTTCTTCCAGGTCCGCTTACGATGATTTTAAACAAAAAACCAAATGTTTTGGATATTTTAACAGGTGGACTTTCGACACTTGGTGTCCGCATTCCAAATAGTCACTTAACAAGCAAGTTGTCAAAATTGGTAGATTTCCCATACACCACCCCATCCGCCAACAGAACGGGAGAGCCATCCCCATATTCCTTTGAGGAGGTCATGAAGGTTTTAGATCTAAATAAAGTTGATCTAATTCTTGATGCCGGATTTCTTCCCCACAACCCACCGTCTACTATAGTTGATGTAACCAAAATGCCTTACGAAATGTTAAGGGAAGGGCCCATAACCAATAAACAAGTAAAGTATATCTTGGGTTTATAAATACTTAACAATAAGATATAATTGACTAATTAAGGCGCTTTAAATTTGGTTAGTCCCCAAATTAGCCTGTAGCTGACAAGAAACTTAAGTTACACGGATGCAAGCCGTAATCTGCAAAATTAAGTAATAGTTGAGGTGGTACCTGTCCCGGAAACGGGATCCGCAACACGCTGAGATTGGCGTGTTTTTTTATGATTAAAAAGTTAATATAAATGTATGGAAAAACAATATAATCATTGTGATTATGAAAAGAAAATCTATAAGATGTGGGAAGATGGTGGATATTTTAAGGCCGAAATTGATCTTAATAAAAAGCCATATACAATTCTTCTTCCACCGCCCAACGCTAGTGGAAAAATGCATACAGGCAACGTTCTTATGATTGCAATTGAAGACTTACTTATCAGGTGGAAGCGTATGCAGGGTTACGCCGCACTTTGGATCCCTGGAACAGACCATGCAGGATTTGAAACACAAATTACTTTTGAGAAACAACTGGCTGAAAAAGGTGATTCACGCCTAAACTACGACAGACAAACTTTGTACAATATGATTTGGGAATTTGTACAAGGAAACAAACACTTAATAGAAAATCAAATCAAAGAAATGGGTGCAAGTGTTGATTGGAATAGGTATACCTTCACCTTGGACGATAAGGTTATACGGACTGTTTATGAAACCTTTAGTAAACTTCACAATGACGGCTTAATTTACAAAGACGACTACATGGTCAACTACTGCACCTTTTGCGGAACGACGTTTGCAGACGCTGAGGTGTCACATAAAACTAAAATTTCGCCTTTGTACTACGTTAAATATCAACTCGTTGATATCACTTATCAGAAAAAGGCTTATATTGTAATCGCCACTACTCGCCCAGAAACGATTTACGTAGATACTCATGTGGCAATTAATCCCAGCGATACAACCAAAACAGAATTGATTGGCAAAAAAGTCCTAAATCCTCTCACCGAAAATGTGATGGATATTGTTGCCGATGAATTTGTAGATCCAAAATTTGGAACCGGAATCGTCAAGTTAACGCCAGCGCACGACAAAAATGATTACGAGGTGGCCAAAAAAATCAACCTTCCAATAATTCAGGTTTTTGGGATGGATGGGAAAATGAATAGCAACGCGCGTGAATTTGAAGGATTGTATATTAAACAAGCTCGAGAAAAAGTAGTAGAACAACTAATAAAAAGTGGAAAAATTGACAAGATAGATGAAAATTATGTCAACACCGTCGCTTTGTGCAAAGGTAAACACCAAATTGAACCAATGATAATACCCAATTGGTTTGTTAAAGTCGACAGTCTTAAAAAACCTGCACACGAAGCCGTTAAAGACGGCAGAGTCACTATCTACCCAAAATGGCAGGAAATTAAATATCACAGATGGATGGAAACCATGCATGATTGGCCTATTTCCCGGCAAGTAGTTTGGGGAATTAGAATACCAGTGTGGTACGAGGTGTCACAAAATCCAAATTTAGTAATTACATTTCTTACAGAGAAAAGAAACGTTATAACCGGCAAACTTAGCGAGATATTAAAGGATCACGCGCTTGGTGAAATTAAAAACGGTCTTCAAACACTTGTTGCAACCAAAGACAGCAAATATGTTATTTCCAGCGATCAACCCGGAGAAAATTATTTGCCTGAAACCGACACTTTTGACACATGGTTTTCGTCTGGTCAGTGGCCACTCGTTACACTAGGATATCCAGAATCTTTGGATTTTAAGTATTTTTACCCCACAGCAGTTCTCGAAACAGGTTGGGAAATACTCCGACTTTGGATATCCCGAATGATTATGTTCGGATTATATTTAGCAAACGATGTACCTTTCAAAAACGTTTATCTTCACGGAATGGTTCGTGCAATAGATGGACGAAAAATGAGCAAAAGCTTAGGAAACAACATTAATCCGGATGAATACATCAAAGAATACGGTGTGGATGCACTTCGCATGGGACTTATTGCCGGAACAGCAAATGGCAAAGATTTTAATTTTCCACACGACAAAGTCAAATCGTACAGAAACTTTGCAAACAAAATTTGGAATATCGCCCGATTTATGAATATGTTGTTTGAAGAATTCGAAAACGAAGACATCGAAGAATTTGACGATCTTGCTTCAAGTCCCGCTTCTGATGAGCAGTTAAACATTAACGACAGAAATATTCTTAAACTCCTCGATGAGACAATCAACAAAGTTGATTCTTCGCTTAACAAATATCGTTTTTCCGATGCTTCCGAAGCAATCTATCATTACATATGGAATGAAGTTGCTTCAAATTACATTGAAGATGTTAAGTTAAGAAAAGGAAACAATAAGCGGGTTGGATTAATTGTTTTAAAACATGTATTTCTTAACAGCATGAAACTGCTTCATCCTTTTATGCCCTTTGTAACCGAGGCGGTCTGGCAAGAAACAACACACAAGAGTACCAGCCCTTTGATCATCTCCACTTGGCCTACATCTAAATAGCGCCTAACATAAATAAATTAAATTATTCGACGCTAAATCCCCCATGGTTGAACCTTTGATAAATATGGCTTGAATAAGTTGAAGTTAATCAGAGTAATTTCCGATTATTTCTTTTCTTCCGAAGATTCTGTAACAGTTTCACCTTTTGCTTTATCGTCAACGGCTTCTTTAACTTCTCCTTCTACGGCTTCGACAACAACCTCCGGCTCTTCTTCTCTGAGAGCTTCTACCTTGGCGATAATCAAATCATCGTCAGCTAAAA is a window from the Candidatus Woesebacteria bacterium genome containing:
- a CDS encoding co-chaperone GroES, whose translation is MKNKKLNILPVAGHIIIQPLEAETKTSSGIYLPDNANEKPQKGKVLAVGGEEITDSGTVRKSPVQVGDVVIYKKWGGNEVKIEGTEYLFAKFDDILAIVN
- a CDS encoding extracellular solute-binding protein, producing the protein MQNQNTTTGQSQQPNLSQNVGGDQSLNTASTNVQPLYKSNIDINPSNLSNTNMQKPNETKTQEPSLFKNKDLLGVFNSGSTSSATNKTDLKGNNANQDFVGKKKKKPPVLIIFAIFLLVIVGLLFAILLTKNRGTEETTEPTDTEGEIVWWGLEDANIYKSVITKFESENKNTKITYIQQSPDNYRERLTNSLAKGSGPDVFAYHNSWVPMFRGELDIMPSFVMGAQEFADTYYPIIAADLTRSDGVVGLPLEYDGLVLYMNEDIFASAGKSPPVTWDEFRNLARELTQKDKQGNIIQSGVSLGPTQNMDHWQELIAFMIFQNHGTPSNPGSSEASEALAYYIKLKNDGNWSDLLPQSTVAFANGQVAMYFGTTKSVTAIVKTNPDLNFKSIPLPQLRRDDPLEPDLSYASYWVQGVWKRSLSRGVAWRFLDFISQPDNLEDVNDQSVAINKVGKPYPIVNMAQLLKNDMFSANLINLAPFARSWYLADMTYDGNTGINAQFADLYEPIINDKGLSNMDTFTVKVNDVLVRFGLTK
- a CDS encoding VanW family protein; translation: MTKKISKRKIFFATLLGVLIAIVITTLSATLYYQERIYPNIWIAGVVIENHKVDTAKNIIKNSVSVPDTMGLFYNETRYSIPLADLKLEYDFDQTVENAYKAHRSSTKPNLLEVIQSLNTIKEIELVYKIDETVLNSHISVIADEIVTQPVFPSLIATNKKIDISKGSKGTDINVNQLTQTILDKLSTGNFSDTLIQVSEIDPTLNDDQALHYQNRGNSIFSKQLTFVLDDTDFTYDGSQLLLLIDPLGKYKEEEVDKVYSDLAIKVERSPLNPVFVFENNKVTEFKPATKGITIVKDDFATLLESAVWELETTDTVKKVVDIPVIKTLPEIDTGDVNNLGINERIGLGESSFTGSISSRIHNIGVAAKNFNGVLVAPGDTLSFNAILGDVSTLTGYLQAYVIKDGKTVLGDGGGVCQVSTTLFRAALNAGLPIVERRSHSYRVSYYEQNSAPGLDATVYAPTTDLKIQNDTPSHILIQTLFDPKLATLDVEIYGTSDGRIVSLTKPIITSQSPPPEDFFQDDPGLPIGTVKQIDWAAWGAKVQFNYKVTRNGEVLQEKTFFSNYRPWQAKFLRGTGPVI
- a CDS encoding VTT domain-containing protein, whose translation is MNSIATHPVEFLEVIYITHGYFIVFISNYIEASPLGWAIPGGVLVALGGFFAQSNILSLGGVLIAGWLGLFSVLLTAYYLGSKSGMRLAKILHQEKNAAKAKRLIEKHGATVLTTSLLASLTRFWVAYVCGAQKYSRNKFIIYAAFTSFAWNFILVFVGYVAGEEKERLDSNLAALGFLGWIILFVTVAIIYWYVSRENETEK
- the tsaD gene encoding tRNA (adenosine(37)-N6)-threonylcarbamoyltransferase complex transferase subunit TsaD; its protein translation is MRILGIETSCDETGAALVENGSKIISNVIASSINIHATTGGIIPESAARKQVEYILPVINEALFNGLNYRPNTNPPDIDAIAVTYGPGLIGSLLVGVEVAKTLSFLWKKPLIPVNHLIAHIFANYLENSESINLPAISLIVSGGHTELVLLDKNKTLKRIGGTRDDAAGEAFDKTARLLTLPYPGGPSIASKASTYREAHSEVIDADLKMFPRPMIDSPDFDFSFSGLKTSVLNKVKSMKNVNDNVGMLSAEIQEAIVDCLVDKSIKALDYYHINTFLLGGGVAANEHLVARFKKTLAKKRIDFFVPLPKFCTDNAAAIAACAYHFQNVVSWKNVIADPELDVV
- a CDS encoding threonylcarbamoyl-AMP synthase produces the protein MILKIDFTSLSNDAINKAVSVLTNGGVVVYPTDTCYGIGVNAFNIHAVNKLYDIKGRDVTKPTHVVVRDWKMIEDLAYPNSLAKTLFDKFLPGPLTMILNKKPNVLDILTGGLSTLGVRIPNSHLTSKLSKLVDFPYTTPSANRTGEPSPYSFEEVMKVLDLNKVDLILDAGFLPHNPPSTIVDVTKMPYEMLREGPITNKQVKYILGL
- a CDS encoding valine--tRNA ligase, encoding MEKQYNHCDYEKKIYKMWEDGGYFKAEIDLNKKPYTILLPPPNASGKMHTGNVLMIAIEDLLIRWKRMQGYAALWIPGTDHAGFETQITFEKQLAEKGDSRLNYDRQTLYNMIWEFVQGNKHLIENQIKEMGASVDWNRYTFTLDDKVIRTVYETFSKLHNDGLIYKDDYMVNYCTFCGTTFADAEVSHKTKISPLYYVKYQLVDITYQKKAYIVIATTRPETIYVDTHVAINPSDTTKTELIGKKVLNPLTENVMDIVADEFVDPKFGTGIVKLTPAHDKNDYEVAKKINLPIIQVFGMDGKMNSNAREFEGLYIKQAREKVVEQLIKSGKIDKIDENYVNTVALCKGKHQIEPMIIPNWFVKVDSLKKPAHEAVKDGRVTIYPKWQEIKYHRWMETMHDWPISRQVVWGIRIPVWYEVSQNPNLVITFLTEKRNVITGKLSEILKDHALGEIKNGLQTLVATKDSKYVISSDQPGENYLPETDTFDTWFSSGQWPLVTLGYPESLDFKYFYPTAVLETGWEILRLWISRMIMFGLYLANDVPFKNVYLHGMVRAIDGRKMSKSLGNNINPDEYIKEYGVDALRMGLIAGTANGKDFNFPHDKVKSYRNFANKIWNIARFMNMLFEEFENEDIEEFDDLASSPASDEQLNINDRNILKLLDETINKVDSSLNKYRFSDASEAIYHYIWNEVASNYIEDVKLRKGNNKRVGLIVLKHVFLNSMKLLHPFMPFVTEAVWQETTHKSTSPLIISTWPTSK